The genomic region ACTATAGACGAAATATAGATGCTATATAAAAGCATTATAATAAAAAAGGAGTAAATCGGAATACCATAGAAGATATTAAATACCTTACTAAAAATTAAATGTAAAATTAAAATTTGAACAATTAAAAAGAACATCATTGATAATAGATAGCCTAGTATAATTTCCATTTCACTTAGGGATAAATATAGTCTTATTAAAGTTCCCTCTCTTTTTTCTGTTACTATTGTTGTAAATATATACCCTAATGATAATACTAGGAAAGTTATAATTATACCAATATATCCTGAGCCTAATCCCATATTCCCTAGACTATCCCCACCAATTTCAACAGCACCATTAATTTGCCTATGTTTAAGTTTCATTAGTTGTTCCGGATACCAATAAGACTCAGAAGTATCAAAAACATTTTGCCACAGTACATCTTTACTAAGATATGTTATACCTCTCCATTCATATTCACTTACAACTATATTAGCTGCTCTAGCATTACTCAATAATCTAACAACACCACTAGCAATTATTTCACTAATTGTATCTGCACCTATGGCAGCTCCTGACTTTAGCACTGTTATTTTAGGATATTTATCTCCTTTAATTAGTTCTTCAAACCCATGTTCAATAATATATGCTCCCTCAATTTTATTTTTTCTTATTAGTTCTCTAGCATTTTCTTCATTTGTTTCCAAAACAGAAATAACATCATTTTCTTTAATAAGAGAAATCAAAATTTTAGAATATCCACTAATATCCTTATCAACAACTGCTATCGGAACTGTGCTTACAGTATTAGGGCTATAAATATATGAAATTAAATATATCAATATTAAAGGAAAAAGAAATAGAGAGACTATATTTCTAGGTGATTTTAGTATTAGCTTAATTCTTAGTTTCGCAATAAGTAGAGCTTTCAACTTTTTCCACACCTTTCCTTATATGTCAATGTCGTAATAGAAGCAATGAAGAACATAATAGTTACTAATGCTAGTACCATTAAAGATGTATGAACATCCTTCTGATTATTTGTAAATATCCCTATAAACCCATTCAAAGCCCAATAATTAGGTGTATATCTAGATAGTATTGTTATATTATCAGGTAAATATATTGTAGGTATGAAGCTACCACCTATAATTGCCATAATTAAAATAAATGAATTACCCATAGTAACATATTTATCTTCAGAGCCTATATACAATGATGCAAATAAACCTAAGGAAATAACTGAACAGTTTACTAGAACAAATAACAAAATTAATAATAGAAATTCTTTGTTAATATTTGTATTTAATATAAACAATGTAATTATTAAAATAAAGGAAGATTGGATCAATATTTTACAAAATAAATATATATATTTTCCTAATAAATATTTGAATCCACTAACACCACCTAAGCGTAATCTCTTAAAAACTAAATTATTCCGTTCATAGATTACCTCTTTTCCACCTGTTATTGCAATAAACATTGTTAAAAGTACTAAAACAGAAAAAAGATAAAATTCCATAGATGATATATTATTAATACTCAATATAGTTTCCTTATTCAATACATTACTTCTGGCTAAATAGACTCTAAATGTAATATCATTTATTACTGAGTCAATTTTTTTAGATTTCTCTTCATATGACATGTCTGTCATTCCATAGTAATCCCACACTGCATTTACAGCACTTTGACCAGCTGATACACTTTTCATATAACTATTAAGTAAGGATTCAATTACTTTTGACTGAACCGGACTTGCACTATTAGTTATCAGCTGTACAGGATAATTCCTTCCAACCTCTAAACTATTTATAAAGCCCTTGGGTATAATTATTGCTGCCATCGCATTATTATTTTCCACAGTTTTTTCAGCTTCTTCAACATTCTGAAGAACTAATATATCTAAAATGTTTTTTATATTTTGATCCTCAGATACTTGATGCAGTAAAAGGTTTGATAGAGGATGTGCATCTTCATTTACTACAACCACATTAGCTTTATTTATAAATAATCCCTCTTTAAAAAGGAAACTAAGACCATTTGAAATAGAAACTATTGTGATTAGACTTGCAAAAGTAACTAACAAAAGCTTTTTATATGCCCTTAACCCGTCTCTTTTCATATCTTTCATTGCAATTAATAAAATTTGATGCATTTACCCACCTCATAAATAGATTTACTATAAAAAAAAGACTGGCGTTAACCAGTCCCTATATAAATTTAGTCTAGTAGTATACATTTCCTAAGTACATAAAAAGCAACTCATAAAAATCTACACTATTTGTTTCATTTAATTCTGGTATTTCTATAGTTAAAGGTTGATTTATATTCCATGCGTCAGTTTCAACAAATAAATCAAATAAAACAGATGTTTCATTGTCCCTAAAATTTAATGAAATATCAGAAACCGCTTTAACAATATTCGATTTATCATTAATATATAAACTCATCTTTATAGAAGTGTTATCGAAATCGATAACTTCTTTGATTTGTTCAAATACTTTATCGAAATCACCGTCAAAATTTTGGTCTATTTCTCTTCTCAATGAGTTTAAGTCATTATCAAACTCAGCTCTTGTCATATATGGATTTGAAATAGTTACTAGTTCAAATAAAAGGTCAGCAAATTCAGGATCATTTATCATTGTATATGCATTTGTGAAAATATCTTTTAATTCGGTTTCTCCAATATTAATATCAATTTCAGTTGCATTAGTATTTGAATTTGCAATAGTTATTTCTTTTTTTCCATTATTTTTAAACATACTTTCTTCAAGTAAATCTAAATACATTTCAACTATTTTTGTTGCAAGCTTAACCATTTCCTCATCATTTCCGAATAAATCCACCTGTTCTTGACCAAGCTCTTCCATTAATTTATCAGAGTCTATAACAACATATCCTGTCGCTAATCTAGGATCATTCATCATCATACCAAGAATTGGAACATTTAGAGCAATAACTCTATCATTAATAAACATTTTACCTTCAAATGACATTCCACCAATGTTTACATTTGCATTAATTTCAGCTTTTTTCGCAGCAGTATCAGTTTTACCATTTAGTACAATTCTTGAGTTATTAAGCATATTTGAAATAAAGTCAAACTGAGGATCATTAACATTTGTACCACTTAAACTCATTGACATATCTACTTTGAATTCTTGTGTTTTAACATCTAAATCATTCATAAAAGCATCATATACCATCTCTTTTGGAGTTTTCACGACACCGCTAGTGCTTTTGCTCCCACACCCAACTAATACAGTTGTTATCATTAGTAAAGCAACAAATAATGATAACATTTTTCTCTTGTTAAACATTATATTCCCCCCCATTTTTTAAATCCGTTACTATAATAACACATATGTAAAATTTTGTCTATTGGCATGCAGCACTATTACTTTTATGTCATATTTTTAGAATAAAAATAATTGACTGTTTTTTACTAATGTAGCCATAAAAAAGTTTTCTTTTGAATATGTATTAATGTAGTTACCTCTGTTACATTGTTTGCTAAATTATTCTTTCAAAATAATTAATCTTAGCCCTTTAAATAACTATTTATTACCTGAAAGGAGGCTTTATATGGTAGACGCTCTAGGTTGGCTAAATTCAGTACTAATTATTTTTATGGTACTTATATATCCACTTAAAAGAATGTATCTAAAAAAACGAAAACCAGAGTTATTAGCCCTTTATAAAAGTGCTCGAAATTATCATCCTCTTCTAGGCTTTACTATTGTACTAATAGGACTAATTCATGGTTTTATGGCATTAGGAACTATACGACTACATACGGGCACTTTAGTACTCTTTACGGTAATTTTTATGGGATGCATTACTACTTTCGGAAGAAAAAAAATACTTTTTAGTAAAACTTGGTTGAAACTACATAAGACTTTAATTCCTTTACTTTTCGTATTTATAATAATTCACATTTTCTTTAGAAATATTATTTAGCTAAATAAGTCCTAACTAACCGATTTGTTCTTTAAAATCGGTTAGTTTTTTCTTTATACTATTATACTTAATACTTCCTCAATAGTATCTATTGAGTATCCCCCTTTATTATACTTCCGCTTAGCTATAATAACTTGTAGTTCATTACCTGTATTAATTACCCTCTTTAGTGTTTTAGGTGTTTCTATAAAGGCACCTAACTCATTAAATTCCTCATCTAACACCACAAAAGTTGGTATTCTTATCTTACCTTCATATTTATATTTTTCCATCACTTCTTCATTCCCTTCTCTAGGGACAATTCTCATCTGTATATTAGAATTAATTTCTGTTAACTTAAAAAGGCAGGGTACGTTTATCTTGCAATCAGGACACCATATTTCAGCAAAACTTAATACATTTATTCTTTTCTTAATAAGCTTAATAGAATTAATTAATGTACCATCTATAATAATATTATTATATGTGTTAAGGATTAAGTCCCTGTTAATATCCCCATCAAGATTAATAAATGTTTGGAAATCTACACCCTTTTCGAAAAGTTCTTTCAAAATCATATATTATTCCTCCCCTTTAACATTTAACATATTTATATTATATCATTATTTGTTTAATACTTAGTAATTAGATATAATTATTACTGTAATAAAATTTATTAAAATTCTAACAATACTATTAAAAATTGAAGGATTTATTATTTTTTTATCGAATACTGTAAAAGTTGTATTTTAAGGAGGACATATGAAAGTTATATTAGCTGAGCATTCGGGATTTTGTTTTGGAGTTGAAAAGGCAATTAACACTGTTTTTTCTAAAATGAATGAAGAAAATATAGATAAGAGATTATATACCTTAGGACCATTAATTCATAATACCCATGTAGTAAATGAGTTAGAAAAAAAAGGCATTAAAGCGGTTGATGACTTAGATGATATTAGTAATGGTATTATTATCATTCGCTCCCATGGTGTTCCTGAGGAAGTTTATGAAAAAGCCAAATTAAAAGGCTTAGAAATCGTAGATACTACATGCCCTTATGTTAAAAGAATTCAAAATATAGTAAAAGATTATTATTTAATAGGTTATACTATAATTATAGTTGGAAGTCCAGATCATCCTGAAGTTATTGGTATTAATGGATGGTGCAATAACGAGGCAATTATAATAAACTCTATTGACCAGACAAAAAATATTTCATTTATAGATAAGATATGTTTAGTATCCCAAACTACAATGCCAATTGAACTGTTTTGTGAGATAAGTAAAGACTTAGAAAATAAAACTAATGATATTAAAAAGTTCGATACTATCTGCACAGCAACAAAGCGTAGACAAGATTCTACGAGAAACTTAGCTAAAGAAGTAGATGCAATGGTAGTAATTGGAGATAATCATAGCTCTAACACTAAGAAGTTATTGGAAATTTGTCATAGTATTAATCCAGACGCTGCCTTTCTTATTCAGTCAAAGGATGAACTTCCAATAGATCAGTTAAAAAAATATAATGTTATTGGTGTAACAGCTGGTGCCTCTGCACCTAGCTGGATAATAAAAGATATTGTTGAAATATTAAAAGAAATATAGTAAATTTATAAGTATGTTAATTTATGTGTAAGTTACATATTTATTATAATAAGGAGGCAATCTCATGATTAACGAAATGGAAAGCTTTATGGAGGAAATAGAAAAATCTATGCGTGTTCCTCGTCGTGGAGAAATAATAACAGGAAAGGTTATTAACGTAACTGCTAATGAAATAGCTGTAAATATAGGTTATAAATCTGACGGTGTTATTCCAAGGGATGAAATTTCAAATGACGATTCTGTAGACCCAAGAGAATTAGTTAAACCAGGTGATGAAATAAGAGTTTATGTAATTAAAAGTGATGATGGGGAAGGAAACATCTTACTTTCTAAAAAAAGAGTGGATGCAGAAAAAGGATGGGAAGACCTTCAAAAAATACAAGAATCTCAATCTATAGTTGAAGCAAAAGTAACTGAAGCTGTAAGAGGTGGAGTTATTGCTATAGCAAGAAATGTAAGATGTTTTATCCCAGCAAGTCAATTATCTGATAGATATGTTTCAAATCTTGATGAATTTGTAGGAAAAACTTTTAACACAAAAGTAACTGAGATAGATAGAAAGAAAAATAAAGTAGTTTTAACAAGAAAAGCAGTATTAGAAGAAGAAAACAAAAAGAATAAAAAAGAAATTTATAGTACTTTAGAAAAAGGCAAGGTTTTATTAGGTACTGTTAGACAAATAACTAACTTTGGTGCTTTTATTGATTTAGGCGGACTTGACGGTTTAGTTCATATCTCTGAATTATCTTGGGGAAGAGTTAAACATCCATCTGAAATTTTAAAAATTGGTGACCAAGTTAAAGTTGAAGTACTAGATTTTGATAAAGAAAAAGATAAAATTTCTTTAAGTATTAAAAGCACGCTAGTAGCACCATGGGACAATATCCAAAATGAACTTAACGTAGGCGATATTGTAACAGGTAAAGTTGTTAGACTAGCAGACTTCGGTGCATTTATTGAACTTAAGCCTGGATTAGATGGACTAGTTCATATTTCTCAAATTAGTACAGACCATATTGCTAAGCCATCAGATAGATTAAAAGTTGGTGAATCAGTTAAAGTAAAGGTACTAGACATTAATACAACAGATAAACGTATAAGCTTAAGTATTACTGCAGCTAACGAACCTGTTGAAGAAAAAATTGAATATAATAATGATGATACATCAGTTACTATAGGTGATGTTATAAAGAAATAAAGAGTCCTAGACTCTTTATTTTTTTATGCTATAATTGATTTATACAATAAAACCATGTTCAAAAGGGGAGATTTTATGGACGGATATGAAATTTTTAAACAGAAGGTATACAAAAAAACGGGGATTGATTTATCTTCCTATAAAGAACGTCAAATGAAAAGAAGAATTGAGTCTCTAATGCAAAGAAATGGATTTAATGATTTCGATAACTATTTTAATGCATTTACTAATTCAAAGATATTTGATGAGTTTATAAATTACCTTACTATAAACGTATCTGAGTTTTATCGTAATCCTCAACAGTGGGATGTTCTAGAAGCTGAAGTATTCCCGATTCTATTAAAAAATAAATCAAATATTAAAATATGGAGTGCAGCCTGCTCAACTGGAGAAGAGCCTTATTCTTTAGTTATGCTATTAACAAAATTTCTACCTTTGAATCAAATTAATATTATAGCTACGGATATTGATTTAGGTGCAATAAATAAGGCAAAAGTAGGCCTCTATACTGCAAAGAGTGTTGCGAACCTACCCAAAGTACATATTGATAAATACTTTACTCAAGTAAGCGATAGCTATAAAATAAGTGAAAGTATTAAGAGTAGAGTTACATTTGAGCAGCACAATTTATTAAAGGATACGTACCCAAAAAATTGTGATTTAATAATTTGTAGAAATGTTATGATTTATTTTACTGAAGAAGCTAAGCATGAAATTTATCATAAATTCCATGATTCCTTAGTAAAGGATGGCATTCTTTTTGTTGGAAGTACAGAACAAATCATATTACCTAATAGATACAATCTAGCCCCTATAAAGACATTTTTCTATAAAAAAATGTAATTATTCTATAATAAATGTTAAAAAACATGTTTCCTATTTAGGTAACATGTTTTTATTATTTAAATACTGAATCAAACCCTTGTTGAGTATTTCCATAGCACTAATTAAGTCTTCTTCCTTTAATATATATGCAATTCTAACCTCATCATTCCCTAATCCTGGTGTTGAGTAGAAGCCTTTGGCTGGTGCCAGCATTACTGTTTCATTGTTAATACTAAAGTCCTTTAAAAGAAAAATTGAAAAGTCTTCTGCATCTTCTATAGGTAGCTTTGCTATTACATAAAATGCACCTGTAGGTTTTCTGCATATTACATTAGGTATATTATTCAAAGATTGATAAATAATATCTCTTCTCTTTTCATATTCCTTATTTACTGATTTAAAATAGTTCTCTTGTGTATTGTAAAGTTGTATAGCTCCTATTTGCATAAGTGTTGGTGCACACAAACGACTTTGACAAAGCTTTAATATTTGTGCTATTAGTTGCTTATTTTTACTGGCTATACACCCTATTCTAGCCCCACATGCACTAAATCTTTTAGAAATACTATCAATTATAACTACTCTATCTTCTGTTTCCTTCACATTTGCAAAACTGAAGAATTCTAAACCATCATAAACAAATTCCCTGTAAACTTCATCAGAAATAATAAAAAGATTATGCTCTATAGCTATTTCACACAATAATTTTACTTCTTCCTTAGTATATACTACCCCCGTTGGATTTCCAGGGTGTGATACCATTATAGCCTTCGTTTTGGGAGTTATGAAACCTTCTATATAGCTTTTTAGTGGCAAATGAAATCCTTCCTCAGCTCTACAGGTAACCGGCACTATATTAACGTCTACTGCAGAACAGAAGCTATTATAATTGGCATAGAAAGGTTCAGGAACTAAAATCTCATCACCAGCATCTGCTATGGCGATAATAGAAAATTGTAGTGCTTCAGATCCCCCATTTGTAATTAATATTTCGTCTTCTTCGAAATCGATTTCGTATCCTTTGTAGTATTGAATAATTGATTGGATTAGCTCCGGTATTCCTTCCGATGGCGAATACGCAAGTACTTTTTCACTGTAGTTTGTTACAGTTTCCATAAAGGCGGGCGGTGTTAGTATGTCTGGCTGTCCAATATTTAAATGATAAATCTTTTTTCCACTTTTTTTAGCAGCAACAGCATATGGTGCTAGCTTTCTTATTGGTGATTCCTGCATAGATATAATCCTGCTAGATAAGTTCATAAAATAAAGTCCCCTGTCCTATAATAATTATAATAGTTTTAAACCTAATTATAATATATTCTAAGACTTTTACCGTATTATTTCAACAATTTTTTTAATATTCTTATTAGTATTAATTATTAAATTTTCTATTGATATGTATCTTAATGAAATATATGTCAATAATAGAAATATATTTTAATTTTTAGGAGGATAAGTAATGCGAATACCTAATCACATCGGCATTATACCTGATGGCAATAGAAGATGGGCCGAAAACCAAGGTCTAACAAAAGAAAAAGGCTATGATTTAGGACTAGACCCTGGTATGGACATGTTTCGTATATGTAAAGAATTGGGTGTTAAAGAAATTACATACTATGGCTTTACTGTAGATAATACAAAGCGTCCAACAGTTCAGCGACTGGCATTTACTAACGCATGCATTAAGGCAGTTCAAATGTTAGCAAAAGAGGATGCTGCTTTATTAGTTTTAGGAAACTCAGACTCCCCTATGTTTCCTAAGGAACTGCTACCTTTTAGGGAGCGTAAAACCTTTGGTAAAGGGAGTATTAAAGTCAACTTCCTAGTTAACTACGGTTGGCAATGGGACTTAGCTAAGCTTAATGAAGAAACAAATAACTCCAAGCTAAACTGTTATAAATATATTAATTCTAATGATATTTCAAGAATTGATTTAATTATTAGATGGGGTGGTAGAAGACGTCTTAGTGGATTTCTACCCGTTCAATCTGTATATGCGGATTTCTTCGTAGTAGATGAATATTGGCCTGACTTTAAAGAACAACATGTGCATGATGCTTTAAAATGGTATAGCGAACAAGATATAACCTTAGGTGGTTAACGAGAAGTCTTGCAATAATGCAGGACTTCTTTTTTATTTATTTTAAGAAAATAAATTCATTTTCTTTTAAACAATTAAGTGTGATATAGCTAAAATAAGAAAATATTGTTACTATATATAGTCTGAAAAGTTAGATATAATTACTCTGTTAATATAGTCGATTAACTATAATTAAGTTACTATATTAATTTCAATTCTTATAATTACTATACTTTCAATTTCATTTGTGATAGTGAATCCACCACTCAACTCTAATGATATATCTTATGAGTGGAATTGGTAACGTGTCAATTTATGAGTTGCGAAATCCCTGCAAAAGTAGAGCTAGGGTGGTAAGTAGAAGTTTTCATATGGTAGCAGGTGCAGGTATTGATGAAGATTCTGATATTACTTTTCATAATATCGATGCATACAGAATTAAACAAGAACCTAATAGAGAAAAAAGAGAGCAGTTTATAAGAATGTGAGAAAGAAATACAATATCTCACTATGATTTAAAAGTTTCACATCACAACACAGTAGAATCCATTACTATAAAATAAGGTGTTCTGGGATTCCTCTTAAGTTTTCTCAAATTACTACACCTTCAACTTATTAAAAGTCTATTTATAAGTGTGCAACTACAATAAGTGTGATCAATTGCGCATCTGGATAAGAATGTGCATAAATCACTAATTGAATTGGTAATTGCCGTTCAAAACACTCTCTACTAATATTATACCATTATTTACATATTATTTCGAGACTACTTTTCTTATAATTTCTACACTATAATGTTATACATAAACTAAAATAAGAGGTGGATCAATATGCATAACAAACAGGATGTGTTAGATAATGGACCTTTCTTTCATGGTACTAAAGCAGAACTAAAAATTGGAGATCTATTAGTACCACAACACTTATCAAATTACCAAGATAAAAAGTCCAACTATATATACTTTACTGCAACATTAGATGCGGCTAAATGGGGTGCTGAATTAGCAACATCTGACTTAAAGGAAAGGATTTATATTGTCGAACCGTTAGAAGATTTCGAAAATGATCCGAACTTAACTGACAAAAGATTTCCTGGTAATCCTACACGATCATATAGGTCTAAATCTCCTTTAAAAATAGTAGCTGAATTAGGTTCATGGGAAAGACATTCCGATGAAGAGATAAACAATATGCTTACAACTTTAAAAAAACTAAGGGAACAAGGGAAAGCTATAATATACGATTAATACTTGAGAATCTTCAAACCTGCGGGAGTTCATAATAAGAGAAATATCCTATATGATTCTTAGCGTTAAATATAATTAAATCTGTATATACTATGTTCATATGTAAATAAAGAGGTGTTTTGTATGAAAATAGGCTATGCTTGTATTTCTCTTGGTGTTAATTATAAAACTAATAGAAGATTTATTTTAAAAAATTTTACAGTTGATAAGTTTTTAGAAACTAGTAGGTCGAATCTTTTGGACTTAAATAAAATATTAAAATACAACATAGACAATAGAATTTACCTATTTAGAATAAGTTCTGATATTATTCCCTTTGGGAGCCATGAAATTAATACTATAAATTGGACAAAGGCTTTTAAGGATGAGCTGCTTGAAATTGAAAAATTCATTAAAAATAATAGCATTAGAGTATCCATGCATCCTGGCCAGTACACTGTATTAAACTCTCCGGACCAGCAAACTGTTATAAAATCAATTAAGGACATAGAATACCACTGTACTTTTCTAGACTCATTGAACGTAGACTACAGCTGTAAAATAATAATACACGTTGGAGGAGTATATAATAACAAACAAGAGTCCCTTATGCGATTTAAACAAAACTTTAAATTGTTATCGAGCTCCTCAAAAAAAAGATTGGTTATTGAAAACGATGAGCGGTCCTATAATATTTCTGATGTTTTACAATTAAGTGATAGCATAGGTATACCAGTTATTTTTGATAATCTCCACCACAACTTAAACCCATCTTTATCTACGAACCTAACTGAAATTTTACATAAAGTTAGTAAAACCTGGAGTAATTTAGATGGATCCATGAAACTACACTATTCGGATATGGCGCAAAACAAAAAAGTCGGTGCTCACTCCGACTTCGTTGATACATCTAACTTTATTAAGTTTTATAATGAAGTACTATCCTTTTCTCCAGACATCATGCTAGAAGTTAAAGATAAGGATCTATCAGCAATTAAATGTATTAATTGTGTAAATTCAAATTTCGTAGATATAAATAAAATCTGGAATAAATATAAATTTACAGTACTTGAACGAAGTCAATCTGTTTATTCGAATTGTATTATGGTTGTAGATAATGGAGAGGTCTTAAAACTATACGAACTAATAGACGAAGCATTAGCTCTTCCTGTCAAAAAAGAAAGTCTAATTAATGCTTTAAATCTTATTGACTGCTATTTAGAAGATGTAATCATGTATAAAGAAAAAGTACTACTCAAAACACTAATAGCCAAAGGGGATTTCTCAAAAGCTAAAACCTTATTACATAGATTATCGGCAAAATACAATATTAGCGGTTTGCTTAATTCATATTACTTTATATATTAAAATAAACACTCTTCAAAAACAAGTATATCCTCTTTCTTTACTTGTTTTTTCTTTACTAACCCTGCCTTAAATTCTATGGCATACTTCGCATCTTTAACCCTTGCCCTTGAACC from Serpentinicella alkaliphila harbors:
- the uvsE gene encoding UV DNA damage repair endonuclease UvsE: MKIGYACISLGVNYKTNRRFILKNFTVDKFLETSRSNLLDLNKILKYNIDNRIYLFRISSDIIPFGSHEINTINWTKAFKDELLEIEKFIKNNSIRVSMHPGQYTVLNSPDQQTVIKSIKDIEYHCTFLDSLNVDYSCKIIIHVGGVYNNKQESLMRFKQNFKLLSSSSKKRLVIENDERSYNISDVLQLSDSIGIPVIFDNLHHNLNPSLSTNLTEILHKVSKTWSNLDGSMKLHYSDMAQNKKVGAHSDFVDTSNFIKFYNEVLSFSPDIMLEVKDKDLSAIKCINCVNSNFVDINKIWNKYKFTVLERSQSVYSNCIMVVDNGEVLKLYELIDEALALPVKKESLINALNLIDCYLEDVIMYKEKVLLKTLIAKGDFSKAKTLLHRLSAKYNISGLLNSYYFIY